In the Thermostichus vulcanus str. 'Rupite' genome, one interval contains:
- a CDS encoding ion transporter yields the protein MLQRYWGDQDTPESRWVNLLVTLLAFCSVAFFVVETYPIPPAVRLGLERADRVILGLFVLEYLLRFAAAPEKIRYLISLYSIIDLLAILPFFAGITDIRFIRIFRWFRILRLLRLVEGKTLFGTVVSSDSRILLRIFFTLFAILFVYSGLIYQVEHPVNPSAFATFLDAFYFSVVTMTTVGFGDITPSSELGRLLTVLMILTGIALIPWQVGDLIKQLVKSANSVQRVCPGCGLSQHDVDAQFFDTPPVRNRGILPSSPLQP from the coding sequence ATCCTCCAACGCTACTGGGGGGATCAAGACACCCCCGAAAGTCGCTGGGTCAACCTGCTGGTGACCCTCTTGGCCTTTTGTTCGGTCGCCTTCTTTGTGGTGGAAACCTATCCAATTCCACCTGCGGTGCGTCTGGGGTTAGAACGGGCAGATCGGGTGATTCTTGGCCTGTTTGTGTTGGAGTATCTCCTACGTTTTGCTGCTGCCCCTGAAAAAATTCGCTATCTGATCAGCCTCTATTCAATCATTGATTTGCTGGCGATCTTGCCCTTTTTTGCTGGTATTACCGATATTCGCTTTATTCGCATTTTTCGTTGGTTTCGTATCCTGCGGCTGTTGCGCCTTGTGGAGGGGAAAACCCTCTTCGGAACGGTTGTCTCCTCTGATAGTCGCATTTTGCTGCGTATTTTCTTCACCCTGTTTGCCATTCTCTTTGTCTACTCAGGGTTGATTTACCAAGTGGAACATCCGGTGAACCCGAGTGCCTTTGCCACCTTTCTGGATGCTTTCTACTTTTCCGTTGTCACCATGACCACGGTGGGGTTTGGAGATATTACCCCCAGTTCTGAGTTGGGCCGCTTGTTGACGGTATTGATGATTTTGACGGGTATTGCTCTGATCCCCTGGCAGGTGGGGGATTTGATCAAACAACTGGTGAAGAGCGCCAACTCGGTGCAACGGGTCTGCCCAGGATGTGGCTTATCCCAACACGATGTCGATGCCCAGTTTTTTGACACTCCCCC
- a CDS encoding Maf family protein codes for MLPPIVLASQSTARRQLLEAAGIPYRVQPSYFDESQIQLTEPAQLVQKLALAKAEVVAAQQRDPVLVLGADSILYLQGEILGKPADAAEAERRLRQMRGQVGELYTGHALVDTGRGRRLTHYGLTRIFFAKPSDEEIRAYVATGEPLACAGCFAMDGRGSLFVERIEGCPSNVIGLSLPLLRHMVQELGYSLTEAWDP; via the coding sequence ATGTTGCCTCCTATCGTACTGGCTTCGCAATCAACCGCCCGCCGCCAATTGCTAGAGGCTGCCGGGATCCCCTACCGGGTTCAACCCAGCTATTTTGACGAAAGCCAAATTCAGCTGACGGAGCCGGCCCAACTGGTGCAGAAATTGGCTTTGGCTAAAGCAGAGGTGGTGGCAGCTCAGCAACGGGATCCCGTTTTGGTGCTAGGGGCTGACTCGATCCTCTATTTGCAGGGAGAGATTTTAGGCAAACCCGCTGATGCAGCGGAAGCAGAACGCCGCCTGCGACAAATGCGGGGGCAAGTGGGAGAACTCTATACCGGACATGCCTTGGTGGATACGGGTCGAGGTCGTCGTCTCACCCATTACGGTCTGACGCGCATCTTTTTTGCCAAGCCTAGCGATGAGGAGATCCGCGCTTATGTGGCAACAGGTGAGCCTCTAGCTTGTGCTGGCTGTTTTGCCATGGATGGTCGGGGCAGCCTGTTTGTGGAGCGGATCGAGGGCTGCCCCAGCAATGTGATCGGACTGAGTTTGCCCCTGCTGCGGCACATGGTGCAGGAATTGGGCTATTCTCTCACGGAGGCATGGGATCCCTAA